Part of the Aquamicrobium lusatiense genome is shown below.
TGGGCGACCGACGCGCTTGCCGGCGATGCGAGCGCCCCGCCGCTGCTGCCGGCCGTGCTGGCAGGGCCGGTGATGCTGGTTGTGGCCTACAATGTCATCCGCATCATTCAGGTCGCTTTCAACCAGTTGCGCGATGCGCTGTTCGCACGGGTCGGCCAGCATGCGGTGCGCCAGCTTGCTTATCGCACCTTCGTTCACATGCACCGCCTGTCGCTGCGTTTCCATCTGGAGCGACGCACGGGCGGTCTCTCGCGCATCATCGAGCGCGGAACAAAGGGCATCGAGACCATCGTGCGCTTCACGGTGCTGAACAGCGTGCCGACCGTGCTGGAGTTCGCGCTGACGGCCATCATCTTCGCGGTCGCCTACGGCTGGAAATATGTGGCCGTGGTGGCGCTGACGGTGCTGCTCTACACCTGGTTCACGGTCAAGGCGAGCGACTGGCGCATCGATATCCGTCGCGACATGAACGACAGCGACACCGACGCCAACACCAAGGCGATCGATTCCCTGCTCAACTTCGAGACGGTGAAGTATTTCGGCAACGAGGCCATGGAAGCCGAGCGGTTCGACCGCTCCATGGCCCGCTATGAAGTCGCCGCCACCCGCATCTGGACCTCGCTCGGCTGGCTGAATTTCGGTCAGGGCGTGATCTTCGGCATCGGCATGGCGGTGATCATGGCCATGTCGGCAATGGAGGTGCAGGCCGGCACCCACACCGTCGGCGACTTCGTGTTCGTCAACGCCATGCTGATGCAGCTTTCCGTGCCGCTCAACTTCATCGGCTTCATCTATCGCGAGATCCGGCAGGGACTCACCGACATCGAGCAGATGTTCGACCTTCTCGATGTTGAGGAGGAAGTCACCGACAGCCCGGCTGCCATTCCCCTCGCGGTAGCAGCGGGCAAGGTCGAGTTCCGCGACGTTCAGTTCGCCTATGAGCCGAACCGCCAGATCCTCAAGGGCATCAGCTTCGAGGTTCCGGCCGGAAAGACGGTGGCCATCGTGGGCCCGTCGGGGGCGGGCAAGTCGACGATTTCGCGGCTTCTCTTCCGCTTCTATGATGTGCAGTCCGGCTCCATCCTCATCGACGGACAGGACGTGCGCGAGGTCACGCAGGAAAGCCTGCGCGCCGCGATCGGCATGGTGCCGCAGGACACGGTGCTGTTCAACGATACAATCACCTACAACATCCGCTATGGCCGCATCGGCGCTTCCGGGGAGGAGGTGCGCCGGGCTGCCGAGCTGGCCCAGATCGGCGGTTTCATCGAAGCTCTGCCCGAAGGTTACGAGACCATGGTGGGCGAGCGGGGACTGAAACTTTCCGGCGGCGAGAAGCAGCGCGTGGCCATTGCCCGAACCATTCTCAAGGCGCCGCCGATCCTCATCCTCGACGAGGCGACCTCGGCGCTCGACAGCCATACTGAGCAGGAGATCCAGTCGGCGCTCGATCTGGTCAGTCGAGACCGCACCACCATCGTCATCGCCCACCGTTTGTCCACGGTCATCACCGCCGACGAAATCATTGTCCTCAAGGCCGGCCGCATCGAGGAACGCGGCACGCATGCGGCGCTGCTGCGCAAGGGCGGCCTTTATGCCTCGATGTGGGATCGCCAGCGCGAAGCCACCGAGGCCGAGGAGCGCCTGCGCATTGCCCGCGAGACGGACGAGATGGGCGTCATCGTCAGGCAGCGCACGCCGGAG
Proteins encoded:
- a CDS encoding ABC transporter transmembrane domain-containing protein, which produces MSEKTVSADSGSTLKTLVNLWPYMWPSDRADLKARVIWATVLLVAAKLTLIAVPYFFKWATDALAGDASAPPLLPAVLAGPVMLVVAYNVIRIIQVAFNQLRDALFARVGQHAVRQLAYRTFVHMHRLSLRFHLERRTGGLSRIIERGTKGIETIVRFTVLNSVPTVLEFALTAIIFAVAYGWKYVAVVALTVLLYTWFTVKASDWRIDIRRDMNDSDTDANTKAIDSLLNFETVKYFGNEAMEAERFDRSMARYEVAATRIWTSLGWLNFGQGVIFGIGMAVIMAMSAMEVQAGTHTVGDFVFVNAMLMQLSVPLNFIGFIYREIRQGLTDIEQMFDLLDVEEEVTDSPAAIPLAVAAGKVEFRDVQFAYEPNRQILKGISFEVPAGKTVAIVGPSGAGKSTISRLLFRFYDVQSGSILIDGQDVREVTQESLRAAIGMVPQDTVLFNDTITYNIRYGRIGASGEEVRRAAELAQIGGFIEALPEGYETMVGERGLKLSGGEKQRVAIARTILKAPPILILDEATSALDSHTEQEIQSALDLVSRDRTTIVIAHRLSTVITADEIIVLKAGRIEERGTHAALLRKGGLYASMWDRQREATEAEERLRIARETDEMGVIVRQRTPEVI